One segment of Erigeron canadensis isolate Cc75 chromosome 2, C_canadensis_v1, whole genome shotgun sequence DNA contains the following:
- the LOC122589125 gene encoding agamous-like MADS-box protein AGL12 → MARGKVQMRRIENPVHRQVTFCKRRSGLLKKAKELSVLCDAQVGLIIFSTHGKLYELATNGNMQGLVEKYMKSSRCSLEEQADEKQALESKMEVNMLKNEIDVLQKGLGYMFEGGAGKMNLDELRVLENNLEVWMYHIRSAKMDIMTQEIQLLKNKEGILKAANKCLQEQMEMQYGVVETDPIITNIPYSLTVQNDIYQYS, encoded by the exons ATGGCAAGAGGAAAGGTACAAATGAGGAGGATTGAGAACCCGGTGCATAGGCAAGTGACCTTCTGCAAGCGCCGTTCTGGGCTTCTTAAGAAAGCTAAAGAGCTTTCTGTGTTGTGTGATGCTCAAGTTGGCCTTATCATATTCTCCACTCACGGCAAGCTTTATGAGCTTGCTACAAACGG AAATATGCAGGGACTAGTAGAGAAATACATGAAATCTAGCCGTTGCTCTTTGGAGGAACAAGCTGATGAAAAGCAAGCTCTG GAGTCCAAAATGGAGGTCAACATGCTGAAAAATGAGATTGACGTACTTCAGAAGGGCCTCGG CTACATGTTTGAAGGTGGTGCTGGAAAAATGAATTTGGATGAGCTACGAGTTCTTGAGAATAACCTCGAAGTCTGGATGTACCACATTCGCTCAGCAAAG ATGGACATTATGACTCAAGAAATCCAGTTGCTAAAGAATAAG GAGGGAATACTGAAAGCTGCAAATAAGTGCCTTCAAGAGCAG ATGGAGATGCAATATGGTGTTGTGGAAACTGACCCGATAATTACTAACATACCATACTCACTAACAGTTCAAAATGACATATATCAGTACTCATAA
- the LOC122588207 gene encoding uncharacterized protein LOC122588207 — translation MTGVWVSIVKCILKVKVAGTNLVSLSKGEVGNGMDIRFWLDPWACNDTLKERIPTLAALNTRNCRFGSLLCGMCDQHEESIGHLLLECEVAMEIWQKIGDWCKEQPLFFFSTTDLFKAHNVEGLGIKEKSVLKGIVFITCWCIWKARNDLRFANITINVDRIFNDIRSIGFLWYRNRGKHRSIMWNDWCGFNLR, via the exons ATGACAGGTGTATGGGTGTCTATTGTGAAATGTATTTTGAAAGTCAAAGTTGCGGGAACTAATTTGGTTTCTTTGTCTAAAGGGGAGGTGGGAAATGGAATGGACATTCGATTCTGGTTAGACCCATGGGCATGTAATGATACGTTGAAGGAGAG GATTCCGACACTCGCTGCTCTCAATACTAGAAACTGTCGGTTTGGTTCACTGTTATGTGGAATGTGCGACCAACATGAAGAATCAATTGGTCATTTACTGCTTGAATGCGAAGTGGCTATGGAAATTTGGCAAAAGATTGGAGATTGGTGTAAGGAGCAGCCTCTGTTCTTCTTCTCGACTACTGATTTGTTCAAAGCTCACAACGTTGAGGGACTTGGGATTAAGGAGAAAAGTGTGCTGAAGGGGATCGTTTTTATCACTTGTTGGTGCATTTGGAAAGCTCGCAACGACTTACGGTTTGCCAATATCACTATAAATGTTGACAGGATTTTTAATGACATTAGATCGATTGGTTTCTTATGGTATAGGAATAGAGGTAAACACCGATCAATTATGTGGAACGATTGGTGTGGTTTTAATTTGAGGTAA
- the LOC122589126 gene encoding GDSL esterase/lipase At1g71691-like translates to MGGKEMMNLKFCCLLWVLMVGVLWSGSRVVVAQDYDNVGGVGDGFSSPGTTWGNNKIVPAMYIFGDSLIDNGNNNDLNSFAKANYFPYGIDFNGGPTGRFSNGYTMIDEIAQLLGLPLIPAYSEASHSGDQMVHGVNFASAASGILDITGRNFVGRIPFNQQIKNFEDSLDQISGNMGPAGVSQMLSRSLFFVGMGSNDYLNNYLMPNYNTRNQYNGQQFADLLSKEYTTQLTKLYNLGARKFVLAGLGLMGCIPSILAQSTTPGRGCSQEVNQLVLPFNANMRTMINNLSINLPGSKFIFVDVHNMFQDLLANARSYGFRVVDRGCCGIGRHRGQITCLPFQTPCPNRNEYVFWDAFHPTEAVNVLMGRKAFSGTPDSVYPINIQQLANI, encoded by the exons ATGGGTGGCAAAGAGATGATGAACTTGAAGTTTTGTTGCTTGTTGTGGGTGTTGATGGTCGGCGTATTGTGGAGTGGCAGTCGAGTAGTTGTGGCACAAGATTATGACAACGTGGGTGGTGTGGGGGATGGATTTTCTTCGCCCGGTACAACATGGGGAAATAATAAGATAGTTCCAGCAATGTACATATTTGGAGACTCGCTAATCGACAATGGGAACAACAATGACTTGAATTCTTTTGCTAAGGCTAATTATTTTCCTTATGGAATTGACTTCAATGGAGGTCCTACTGGTCGATTCTCCAATGGTTACACCATGATTGATGAAATAG CACAATTGCTAGGATTGCCACTAATACCAGCCTACTCCGAAGCATCTCATTCTGGAGATCAAATGGTTCACGGTGTCAATTTCGCTTCTGCAGCTTCTGGAATCCTTGATATTACAGGCCGAAATTTT GTGGGTCGTATCCCGTTCAACCAACAGATTAAAAATTTTGAGGATTCCTTGGACCAAATATCGGGCAATATGGGGCCAGCCGGTGTATCTCAGATGCTTTCTCGAAGCCTTTTCTTTGTAGGAATGGGTAGCAATGACTACCTAAACAATTACCTCATGCCAAATTACAATACTCGTAATCAGTACAATGGCCAACAGTTTGCTGACCTTCTGTCTAAGGAATACACTACCCAACTCACT AAACTTTACAACCTTGGAGCACGAAAATTCGTTTTGGCTGGGTTAGGATTGATGGGCTGTATTCCAAGCATCTTAGCGCAAAGTACAACGCCCGGGAGGGGATGCTCCCAGGAAGTGAACCAGCTGGTGCTACCTTTCAATGCTAACATGAGGACCATGATTAATAACCTGAGCATTAATCTCCCTGGTTCTAAGTTCATCTTCGTTGATGTTCATAACATGTTCCAAGATTTACTTGCCAATGCTAGATCCTATG GATTTCGTGTGGTGGATAGGGGATGTTGTGGGATAGGTAGACACCGAGGACAGATAACGTGTTTACCATTCCAAACGCCGTGTCCAAACAGGAATGAGTATGTGTTTTGGGATGCATTTCACCCAACAGAAGCAGTGAATGTACTGATGGGAAGGAAGGCTTTTAGTGGTACTCCTGATTCTGTTTATCCGATCAACATTCAACAACTAGCAAACATATGA